One region of Pieris rapae chromosome Z, ilPieRapa1.1, whole genome shotgun sequence genomic DNA includes:
- the LOC111000341 gene encoding E3 ubiquitin-protein ligase MYCBP2: MASQFDASRWRITRHSFICRCVSTERQFLSDFVAGAESTAGGRLARWLAPTPRVEPSKCDLKAPATVVLPSTRVNLPVVVRDQYGDIVTSPAVKIEVIVQNLAMSLRMCRPTEAEQAGGIPNVRYSPTIRETMRFQTISMMKAYQDYSWEELRFASGLWGEEKLKGIGILNVPTERITVRAHTDGSYSALWIPRAPGKYLFRCTLDDQPSPQEVIIEVPENENVESDDLAASTASAPNKLKKFMAQCSAGLRVRAGPSLQAEELGRVPPGAYVAFIEEVTNKDGTWVRLSNDSVQAYVEGNVEVAWCLQYHRQLDRALLGPVEDGPTTPPEEGLSSWSRLDAPSELATWPNESDAADGDISTEERPFPFSIGCDLGDDDEKSHVPEPSKFERRMRNEAVAKMQQQAARIVQPPQLPIDQSRRNNGNGDGDDEDLQQAIRPVINEVNVANIIADVKDANIINAVDAVAAALDESAKVVNDAGRDDIVQKPPAMKPADNAQEIAIGSDDNEANALNPRPKDVEVDENVDVVQVRHALETANDKPEAKSVNDENNDKIEEEKKLTQAATQTSPETSVQGQSSDQPIPSTSKGEKRIVRERLGSISSYKQSSPPPLPARTKLAPIKKQAQSPAQGECLRAIFSALLWHEGTVHDAIACAAFLKFHPQLPKAGATVVTRAVAQDSLLPKHQRHSVEVSNAGQYLRINPSTLETLTRSGTEASSSRARRSDINVTIREEDSHSNTFEAGPSSASTSTSVVNVLPPALRALVALWDSLCDADQLNAATDKLKKEETNDNDEIRPLGGALRKKNWKHTPSMKLPYMIRCELCGGANVSPPLASHMRNTHPGCRAPTNRGYDRAGTYKHADPIPSTADSPASACGQLAQDLIGVKIRATLAAYQLWYLYCEKCREKALKASSVKPKKTAMISDTPERPELEIDHNTMKDNAIFLLDLTPLNTSEAPNASPWQDVSCRSPPTPPGSLWQPAPPFQCLPALGVAPKTSAADAARYHSLGRPMPVTNVNNPFVPNEMSSSQYPRVHRSVSMGQAGGRDLASAARPPLTKFEPDSHEALSGAGSSLLSQPSAALQKLVGCDWTSEGGGVSAFTTPRVEPENLMRNPVLTFIVAKRDLQTHKQKLDAIVRINTVRQYAFEALNWFLRSTTQPTCVHDVMWWFCNALDTYARIVQPPDTNEENKENVLNNDASRSIIPSAATSALCPGGRAARGARAAFHAFLGSISALAPSLPPATAANLQAVRCWELHYSQHDRAFLHRSQVFSVISKILSHTEDGAYEDGILGALHESYQSFINKQQNYVWSCPDVTGWCTITVSSRQGMAGALTDNTTETFWESGDEDKNKTRWIQIAYSGGSAEDRPHIVCVHIDNTRDTATKTQMITFWYSGGASELLQMMDVDVDTKNAHWVCYILPRSSSLSARVRCELRGPDPAVRVRQVRVLSGPQPHGTLSLQNHPLHSLTEKDTLRVFRLLTSQVFGKLLEWEQTGSDSEGVVAGESTGDDSDLREHVVGILFAGHKLTTLQKQVMSHIVCAIGCEASRVRDDWETALLCAEAVDRTDEEAQPRMAHQQDNYCFEMLSLLLALSGSVAGRSHLAQRTELLADLLALLHTGSERVQRQVISLLRRMITEIPPQKMLAALNYGSDLGARYETMVTLLDHLVCYVGKAVTVQVKVKGASGANSNTVTMGGSVTPAPPATWFMRGETTRNHAQIVARLLVDMAEDKISPAWGTATRMALAEYIRAIANVDEGERRPQRCIAQPTVWLALAALCVCEQEHIELINNSGRDSRNRDSIADSRQFCANHDDGITSAVIECRTCGTLCAECDRFLHLNRTARTHQRQICKEEESAIRVDIHEGCGRAKLFWLLLLVDRRTLKGLAEFRGMSCETGEEPTNATGLAGVCRFCGTRGNSGLLAIGNVCADQQCQEHGREACARILTCGHLCGGVRGERTCLPCLFGCAGAGTLRQDADDMCMICFTDPLQAAPAIQLSCGHVFHLHCCRKVLLNKWNGPRITFSFSKCPICKEDISHWTLEEQLAPIKKLREEVRRKALMRLEYEGLSAGTSKGKTVGDTAGYAMDRYAYYVCHKCGKAYFGGLARCEAESNASWDPKELVCGACSDVAGARTCPKHGSDFLEYKCRYCCSVAVFFCFGTSHFCNACHDDFQRVTNIPRHVLPQCPAGPKCEQLPGTTEECPLHVLHPPTGEEFALGCGVCRNAHAF, encoded by the exons ATGGCATCACAATTTGATGCTAGCCGA TGGAGGATTACAAGACATTCCTTTATCTGCAGATGTGTTTCGACGGAGCGCCAGTTTTTGTCAGACTTCGTGGCAGGTGCTGAGAGTACTGCTGGAGGTAGATTGGCACGATGGTTGGCACCGACGCCTCGTGTCGAGCCTTCGAAATGTGACCTTAAAGCTCCAGCTACTGTGGTTCTTCCATCAACACGAGTTAATTTACCCGTTGTAGTTCGAGATCAATACGGAGATATTGTCACTTCACCTGCCGTTAAAATAGAg GTCATAGTACAAAACTTGGCCATGTCCCTACGTATGTGCCGACCTACGGAAGCCGAGCAGGCGGGTGGAATACCAAATGTACGGTATAGTCCAACAATAAGAGAAACTATGCGCTTTCAGACGATCTCTATGATGAAG gCCTACCAAGATTATTCTTGGGAAGAACTTCGGTTCGCCAGTGGTTTATGGGGCGAGGAAAAGTTGAAAGGCATTGGAATACTGAACGTCCCTACGGAAAGGATAACAGTGAGGGCACATACCGACGGTTCATATTCAGCTCTTTGGATCCCGCGAGCCCCAGGCAAATACTTATTTAGATGCACCCTGGACGACCAACCTTCTCCACAG gaGGTAATAATAGAAGTCCCGGAAAATGAGAACGTGGAATCAGATGATTTAGCGGCCTCCACGGCAAGCGCTCCCAATAAACTTAAGAAGTTCATGGCACAATGCAGTGCTGGTCTCCGTGTTCGTGCAGGTCCCAGCTTACAAGCAGAAGAACTTGGCAGGGTTCCACCTGGTGCATATGTCGCTTTTATCGAGGAG GTGACAAACAAGGATGGGACGTGGGTACGCTTGAGCAACGACTCTGTACAAGCATACGTAGAGGGAAATGTAGAAGTTGCCTGGTGTTTGCAGTATCACAGGCAGCTCGACCGCGCACTACTTGGACCCGTCGAGGATGGACCTACCACTCCACCA GAGGAAGGTTTGAGCAGCTGGAGTCGATTAGATGCACCATCAGAATTAGCAACATGGCCTAACGAAAGTGATGCCGCCGATGGTG ACATATCAACAGAAGAGAGACCTTTTCCGTTTTCTATCGGATGTGATCTTGGAGAT GACGACGAAAAATCACATGTCCCGGAGCCAAGTAAATTTGAAAGACGAATGAGGAATGAAGCAGTCGCAAAGATGCAGCAGCAAGCTGCGAGAATTGTACAACCGCCTCAATTACctat AGACCAATCTCGTCGCAACAACGGAAACGGCGATGGAGACGACGAAGATCTACAACAAGCTATTCGCCCCGTAATCAATGAAGTAAACGTCGCAAATATTATTGCTGATGTGAAAGATGCAAACATTATAAATGCTGTGGATGCTGTAGCAGCAGCTCTTGATGAAAGCGCTAAAGTAGTCAACGATGCTGGCAGAGATGATATAGTTCAAAAACCGCCAGCTATGAAACCAGCCGATAACGCACAAGAAATCGCGATTGGATCAGATGATAACGAGGCTAACGCATTGAATCCTCGTCCTAAAGATGTCGAAGTTGATGAAAACGTAGATGTTGTTCAAGTAAGACACGCCTTAGAAACTGCAAATGACAAGCCAGAAGCCAAGAGCGTTAACgatgaaaataat GATAAAATAGAAGAAGAGAAAAAGCTAACACAAGCTGCAACACAAACTTCGCCCGAGACTAGTGTTCAAGGACAAAGTTCCGATCAACCTATACCTAGTACATCAAAg gGTGAAAAAAGAATTGTAAGGGAACGACTTGGAAGTATTTCAAGTTATAAGCAGTCTTCACCACCGCCTTTACCGGCTCGAACTAAGCTAGCACCCATTAAGAAACAAGCGCAGAGCCCAGCCCAGGGTGAATGTCTACGCGCCATATTTTCCGCGTTATTGTGGCATGAAG GGACCGTCCATGATGCCATAGCGTGTGCAGCTTTTCTTAAATTCCATCCTCAATTACCAAAGGCTGGTGCGACAGTAGTGACACGGGCTGTCGCACAAGACTCCCTTTTGCCCAAACATCAGCGCCATTCTGTTGAAGTTTCCAATGCAG GCCAGTACCTTCGAATAAACCCATCGACGCTAGAAACCTTGACCCGTTCAGGCACCGAGGCAAGCTCTAGTCGAGCTCGACGAAGCGACATTAACGTAACAATACGCGAAGAAGATTCCCATTCTAACACATTTGAAGCTG GTCCGTCTTCCGCGTCAACCTCCACATCAGTGGTAAATGTTCTTCCTCCGGCATTGCGGGCTCTTGTTGCTTTGTGGGATTCACTTTGCGACGCCGACCAACTAAATGCCGCTACCGACAA ACTTAAAAAGGAAGAAACGAATGATAACGATGAAATAAGACCACTTGGGGGTGCCTTACGTAAGAAAAATTGGAAGCACACACCATCAATGAAGTTACCGTATATGA TCCGCTGTGAACTATGCGGTGGAGCGAATGTTTCGCCGCCATTGGCTTCACACATGCGCAACACACATCCCGGGTGTCGGGCACCGACCAACCGCGGCTACGACCGAGCTGGTACTTATAAACACGCCGATCCAATACCATCTACTGCTGACAGCCCAGCGTCTGCCTGTGGACAACTTGCTCAAG ACCTTATCGGTGTGAAAATACGCGCTACCTTAGCAGCGTACCAACTCTGGTACTTGTACTGCGAGAAATGTCGAGAAAAGGCGCTCAAAGCTTCGAGTGTTAAGCCGAAGAAGACCGCAATGATTTCGGACACACCTGAGAGACCGGAGCTTGAGATTGACCACAACACTATGAAAGACAATGCAATCTTTCTTCTGGATTTGACTCCTCTTAATACATCCG AAGCGCCTAATGCATCGCCTTGGCAAGACGTCTCTTGCCGAAGTCCGCCAACTCCACCGGGAAGCTTATGGCAACCAGCGCCCCCCTTTCAATGTCTACCAGCCTTAGGCGTTGCCCCGAAAACAAGTGCTGCTGATGCAGCACGATACCACTCACTTGGGAGACCTATGCCCGTAACAAATGTG aATAACCCCTTCGTTCCAAACGAAATGTCAAGCTCCCAGTATCCAAGGGTACATCGATCTGTTTCGATGGGACAGGCTGGCGGAAGGGATTTGGCGTCTGCCGCAAGACCGCCACTTACTAAATTTGAGCCAGACTCCCATGAGGCACTTTCTG GTGCTGGTTCCTCGCTCCTGTCTCAGCCAAGTGCAGCCCTTCAGAAACTTGTTGGTTGCGATTGGACTTCAGAAGGTGGGGGAGTCTCCGCTTTTACAACTCCGCGAGTCGAACCTGAAAATTTGATGAGAAATCCCGTCCTTACATTTATCGTCGCTAAACGAGATCTGCAAACCCATAAGCAGAAACTGGACGCCATTGTTCGTATAAATACGGTTCGACAATATGCGTTTGAG GCCCTAAACTGGTTCCTGCGTTCGACGACTCAGCCGACATGTGTCCATGATGTTATGTGGTGGTTCTGCAACGCACTCGACACATACGCTCGAATTGTTCAACCACCTGACACTAATGAGGAAAACAAAGAG aacGTCTTAAACAACGATGCCAGCCGTAGTATAATCCCAAGTGCTGCGACATCTGCTCTATGCCCCGGAGGCAGAGCGGCACGTGGGGCTCGTGCGGCTTTCCACGCCTTCCTGGGTTCCATCAGCGCCCTCGCCCCATCCTTACCACCAGCCACTGCTGCCAACCTTCAGGCGGTTCGCTGCTGGGAACTGCACTATTCACAGCATGATCGGGCTTTCTTGCACAG ATCGCAAGTGTTTAGTGTTATAAGCAAGATCTTGTCGCATACTGAGGACGGGGCCTATGAGGATGGCATTTTGGGAGCACTACACGAAAGCTATCAGAGCTTTATCAATAAG CAACAAAATTATGTATGGAGCTGTCCAGACGTAACCGGTTGGTGTACCATAACGGTCTCTTCGCGACAAGGCATGGCTGGTGCCTTAACAGATAACACCACTGAGACGTTTTGGGAATCGGGTGATGAAGACAAGAACAAAACCAGGTGGATTCAAATTGCATACAGCGGAGGATCAGCTGAAGATCGCCCACATATCGTCTGCGTACATATTGATAATACAAGGGATACTGCG ACAAAGACGCAAATGATAACGTTTTGGTACAGCGGTGGAGCATCAGAGTTACTGCAGATGATGGATGTTGATGTCGATACGAAAAATGCTCATTGGGTGTGCTACATATTGCCTa GATCCTCAAGCTTATCAGCGCGTGTACGTTGTGAATTACGGGGGCCTGACCCTGCCGTACGTGTACGTCAAGTGCGCGTACTTAGCGGGCCACAGCCCCACGGCACGCTCTCACTACAAAACCATCCGTTACACTCATTGACTGAAAAAGATACGCTCCGTGTCTTCAGATTATTGACATCACAA GTATTTGGTAAGCTCCTGGAGTGGGAACAAACTGGCAGTGATTCTGAGGGTGTGGTTGCTGGTGAGAGCACTGGTGACGACAGCGATCTACGCGAACATGTTGTTGGGATATTGTTTGCCGGCCACAAGCTTACCACCTTACAAAAACAA GTGATGTCTCATATAGTTTGTGCCATTGGTTGTGAGGCGTCCCGCGTTCGTGATGATTGGGAAACGGCCCTTTTATGCGCTGAAGCAGTGGACAGGACTGATGAAGAGGCGCAACCGAGAATGGCACACCAGCAGGACAACTATTGCTTTGAAATGCTGTCATTG CTTTTAGCGCTAAGTGGAAGCGTGGCCGGGCGTTCTCATCTTGCCCAAAGAACTGAACTTTTGGCTGATTTATTAGCATTGCTGCATACTGGCAGCGAACGCGTGCAACGAcag GTCATATCTTTATTACGACGAATGATTACTGAAATACCGCCGCAGAAGATGTTAGCTGCCCTCAACTATGGGTCAGACTTAGGCGCAAGATATGAGACTAT ggTAACACTGCTAGATCATCTAGTGTGCTATGTGGGCAAAGCGGTAACTGTCCAAGTGAAAGTCAAAGGTGCGAGTGGTGCCAATTCAAACACGGTAACAATGGGGGGATCTGTTACGCCTGCACCACCAGCTACTTGGTTTATGAGGGGCGAAACAACGAGGAACCACGCCCAAATTGTTGCCAGACTACTCGTCGATATGGCTGAA gATAAGATATCTCCAGCATGGGGAACAGCGACTCGTATGGCATTAGCCGAGTACATACGGGCAATTGCAAATGTGGACGAAGGGGAAAGACGACCTCAAAGATGCATTGCCCAACCCACAGTTTGGCTTGCTTTAGCGGCGTTATGCGTTTGTGAACAAGAACATATTGAATT AATAAATAACTCAGGTCGTGATTCTCGTAATCGGGACTCCATAGCGGACTCTCGCCAGTTCTGCGCCAACCACGACGACGGGATAACATCTGCTGTTATAGAATGCCGCACTTGTGGTACATTATGTGCCGAGTGTGACCGATTTCTTCATCTCAATAGAACCGCGAGGACTCATCAAAGACAG atttGCAAAGAAGAAGAGAGTGCCATCCGTGTTGACATTCATGAAGGCTGTGGCAGAGCAAAACTCTTCTGGCTTTTGTTGCTCGTTGATCGACGTACTCTTAAAG GACTCGCAGAATTTCGTGGAATGAGCTGCGAGACAGGTGAAGAACCAACAAATGCAACTGGTCTAGCCGGTGTCTGCCGCTTTTGCGGTACACGTGGCAACTCTGGCCTGCTTGCTATTGGCAATGTATGCGCAGACCAACAGTGCCAG GAACATGGCCGTGAAGCGTGCGCCCGTATACTTACCTGCGGTCACCTTTGCGGTGGCGTACGCGGGGAACGTACATGCCTGCCTTGTCTCTTTGGATGCGCCGGCGCAGGCACGTTGCGCCAGGACGCTGATGATATGTGCATGATCTGTTTTACTGATCCGTTACAAGCTGCTCCCGCGATACAG TTATCATGCGGGCATGTTTTCCACTTACATTGCTGCAGGAAGGTGCTCTTGAACAAATGGAATGGGCCGCGGATTACATTCTCTTTCTCGAAATGTCCCATCTGCAAG GAGGACATCTCACATTGGACCCTCGAAGAGCAACTAGCTCCCATTAAAAAGTTGCGTGAAGAAGTTCGCCGCAAAGCCTTGATGAGATTGGAGTATGAAGGCTTGTCTGCTGGTACCTCGAAGGGCAAAACCGTCGGAGACACTGCTGGCTATGCTATGGACAGATATGCGTACTATGTCTGTCATAAGTGTGGAAAG GCTTACTTTGGCGGGTTGGCCCGTTGTGAAGCTGAATCGAATGCGTCATGGGACCCCAAAGAGCTGGTGTGTGGCGCCTGCAGTGACGTAGCAGGAGCACGGACTTGCCCCAAACATGGCTCTGACTTCCTCGAATACAAGTGTCGGTACTGCTGCTCG gtgGCAGTGTTCTTCTGCTTTGGCACATCTCATTTTTGTAACGCGTGCCACGACGACTTCCAACGTGTCACCAATATACCTCGCCATGTACTGCCCCAGTGTCCAGCag GGCCAAAATGCGAGCAACTACCAGGAACTACCGAAGAATGCCCTCTGCACGTTCTGCACCCTCCCACGGGAGAGGAATTTGCTCTCGGCTGTGGAGTGTGTCGCAATGCACATGCCTTCTAA